Proteins from one Rosa chinensis cultivar Old Blush chromosome 7, RchiOBHm-V2, whole genome shotgun sequence genomic window:
- the LOC112176836 gene encoding phosphatidylinositol 4-kinase gamma 7, producing the protein MPTKLESPVKTQMAVGLVSGLLNSECRESTRGILARRRRVFVQTETGCVLGMDLERGDNANTVKRRLQLALNVPTDHSSLTFGDRILNNDLSAIRNHSPLLLARNVMHRSSSTPCLSPTGRNLQHWDRSGPIEILGCSKYFASIDELIKDIVVAIKKGVEPIPVHSGLGGAYYFRNIRGESVAIVKPTDEEPYAPNNPKGFVGTSLGLPGLKHSVRVGETGFREVAAYLLDANHYANVPPTVLVKVTHSIFNVNYGVNGDKIQQKKKVSKIASLQQFIRHDFDAGDYGTSSFPVAGVHRIGILDIRIFNTDRHAGNILVKMPDGEFGQVELIPIDHGLCLPEHLEDPYFEWIHWPQASIPFSEDELEYIKNLDPIRDSEMLKMELPMIREACLRVLVLSTIFLQEAAAFGLCLAEIGEMMSREFGSKEEKPSELEVVCLETRRIITDSNMSNFVAEEDNNQCLSDIECDKAGLDPSPQIPCFLFKQFSYPFGPDGANGHYLLPKLDESLEEDIVDLDTRAIRAEGIITQPNWYKTETVSKLSMSLKKLNVDETSQLQRKGTLPGIRRSANDQLPTSTGFVKLADMCEEEWVLFLEKFRELLYPALGKRRSTTIGQRRRLGTSCTF; encoded by the coding sequence ATGCCTACTAAGTTGGAGAGTCCTGTTAAGACGCAGATGGCTGTGGGACTTGTCAGCGGTCTGCTCAACAGTGAGTGCCGTGAGAGCACAAGAGGAATTCTTGCTCGGAGGAGGCGTGTCTTTGTGCAGACTGAGACTGGCTGTGTTTTGGGAATGGACTTGGAAAGGGGTGACAATGCCAACACAGTTAAAAGGAGGTTGCAGCTTGCCCTCAATGTACCTACTGACCACAGCTCTTTGACATTCGGGGATCGAATATTGAATAACGATCTAAGTGCCATCCGCAATCATTCCCCGCTACTACTTGCAAGGAATGTCATGCATAGAAGTTCCTCAACTCCTTGTCTCTCACCTACTGGGAGAAATCTTCAACATTGGGATCGGAGTGGTCCTATTGAGATTCTAGGGTGTTCAAAGTACTTCGCTAGTATTGATGAACTGATTAAGGACATAGTGGTGGCTATCAAGAAGGGCGTTGAACCAATACCTGTTCATAGTGGGCTTGGTGGTGCTTACTACTTCAGGAACATCAGGGGTGAGAGTGTTGCCATTGTGAAACCAACAGATGAGGAGCCATATGCACCCAACAACCCCAAAGGCTTTGTAGGCACATCTCTTGGGCTGCCAGGCCTGAAGCATTCAGTGAGAGTTGGGGAAACAGGGTTTCGAGAAGTTGCTGCCTACCTTTTGGATGCCAATCACTATGCTAATGTGCCTCCAACTGTTCTTGTTAAGGTGACACATTCAATCTTCAATGTTAATTATGGTGTCAATGGAGACAAGATTCAGCAGAAGAAAAAGGTTAGTAAAATTGCATCTCTGCAGCAGTTCATCCGTCATGACTTTGATGCTGGTGACTATGGAACCTCAAGTTTTCCTGTAGCTGGTGTTCACAGAATAGGCATTTTAGATATTAGGATCTTTAATACTGACAGGCATGCAGGAAACATTCTGGTTAAAATGCCCGATGGGGAGTTTGGTCAGGTGGAGCTCATTCCCATAGATCATGGCCTTTGCTTGCCTGAGCACTTGGAAGATCCCTATTTTGAATGGATTCATTGGCCTCAAGCTTCAATTCCTTTCTCAGAGGACGAGCTTGAGTATATAAAGAATCTTGATCCAATCCGTGATTCTGAGATGCTCAAGATGGAACTACCCATGATTCGTGAggcatgtcttcgagttctggTCCTCTCCACAATATTCCTCCAGGAAGCAGCTGCTTTTGGACTTTGCCTTGCTGAAATAGGTGAAATGATGAGCAGGGAGTTTGGAAGCAAAGAGGAGAAGCCAAGTGAACTTGAGGTTGTATGCCTTGAGACCAGGAGGATCATAACAGATTCGAACATGTCAAACTTTGTGGCTGAAGAAGACAACAATCAGTGTCTGTCTGATATAGAGTGCGATAAAGCAGGGCTTGATCCTTCTCCTCAGATCCCATGTTTCCTCTTCAAGCAGTTTTCATACCCCTTTGGACCTGATGGTGCTAATGGTCACTACTTACTTCCTAAGCTAGATGAGAGTTTGGAAGAGGATATTGTTGACTTGGATACAAGGGCAATCAGAGCTGAGGGAATCATTACCCAGCCAAATTGGTATAAAACTGAAACTGTTTCGAAGTTGTCCATGTCTCTGAAAAAGTTAAATGTGGACGAGACAAGCCAGCTACAGCGGAAGGGTACCTTACCTGGAATCAGAAGAAGTGCAAATGACCAGTTACCCACCTCAACAGGCTTTGTGAAACTTGCTGATATGTGTGAGGAGGAATGGGTTCTGTTCCTTGAAAAGTTTAGGGAACTTCTTTACCCTGCCCTTGGCAAACGAAGGTCTACCACCATTGGGCAGAGAAGGAGGCTTGGAACATCATGCACCTTTTGA
- the LOC112177279 gene encoding putative F-box protein At1g32420 isoform X1: MGMEAGEVVKVSSSLADNQDLVIEILSQLPIKSLVRFMCVSQEWSALIKSSRFIAIHQKCLQRLNPPNLCLLYGHSSGSRFAKYPKHHGISLLGKDTHLEGLDLPERVQQDSYDRLILIAGSSNGLVCLYPLNTPKEIIVVWNPATRQHSKDRDADGRFTYLTQVFTRSEKSWREVKNCIPPGDYNFEPGSSISSNGVVYCLARTKGVPFVFSFNLHDEVIHNMPMPPRYSLFYGQRLFTWENSVAFLTHVERKYDLWVMEKESGTQMPTWNWTAQFTIKNLPQFMDLIFVFWDGLFLFVKRQVRAGQDLVTYDRATTGAMKAFKLATGNSCLQVVDYVQSLVSVF; this comes from the exons ATGGGAATGGAGGCAGGCGAAGTAGTAAAGGTATCCTCTTCTTTGGCCGACAATCAAGACCTTGTAATAGAAATCCTCTCACAGTTACCTATCAAATCTTTAGTTAGGTTTATGTGTGTGTCGCAAGAGTGGTCTGCTCTCATAAAAAGCTCTCGTTTCATTGCAATTCACCAAAAATGCCTTCAACGATTGAATCCTCCGAATCTCTGTTTACTCTACGGTCACAGTTCCGGAAGTAGATTTGCTAAATATCCCAAGCACCATGGgatttcattgcttggcaaagaCACACATTTGGAGGGATTAGATCTGCCTGAACGTGTCCAGCAAGACTCTTATGATAGGTTGATACTTATTGCGGGATCTAGCAATGGTCTAGTCTGCCTTTATCCTCTTAACACTCCAAAGGAGATAATCGTCGTGTGGAACCCAGCAACAAGACAGCATAG CAAGGATCGTGATGCTGATGGAAGGTTTACATACCTAACCCAAGTCTTCACCCGAAGTGAGAAGTCATGGAGAGAAGTTAAAAACTGTATTCCACCAGGCGATTATAACTTTGAACCaggctcttcaatttcttcgaATGGTGTGGTGTATTGCTTGGCAAGGACTAAGGGTGttccttttgttttctcctTCAATCTGCATGATGAGGTAATCCATAACATGCCAATGCCGCCTCGTTACAGTCTTTTTTATGGCCAACGTCTCTTTACGTGGGAAAATTCAGTTGCATTTTTAACCCATGTTGAACGTAAGTATGATCTTTGGGTAATGGAGAAAGAATCCGGTACACAAATGCCTACTTGGAATTGGACTGCGCAATTTACAATCAAAAATCTGCCACAATTTATGGATTTAATCTTTGTATTCTGGGATGGTTTATTTCTGTTTGTCAAAAGGCAGGTCAGAGCTGGACAAGATCTGGTTACGTATGATCGAGCTACAACCGGAGCGATGAAGGCTTTCAAACTTGCAACAGGGAACTCATGCCTTCAAGTGGTAGATTACGTTCAGAGCTTGGTTTCAGTATTCTAA
- the LOC112177279 gene encoding putative F-box protein At1g47790 isoform X2, whose protein sequence is MGMEAGEVVKVSSSLADNQDLVIEILSQLPIKSLVRFMCVSQEWSALIKSSRFIAIHQKCLQRLNPPNLCLLYGHSSGSRFAKYPKHHGISLLGKDTHLEGLDLPERVQQDSYDRLILIAGSSNGLVCLYPLNTPKEIIVVWNPATRQHRYLPKPLSFKGRKETSDAPLLGFGFINDNGKYNTDFKVVRISHSKDRDADGRFTYLTQVFTRSEKSWREVKNCIPPGDYNFEPGSSISSNGVVYCLARTKGVPFVFSFNLHDEVRAGQDLVTYDRATTGAMKAFKLATGNSCLQVVDYVQSLVSVF, encoded by the exons ATGGGAATGGAGGCAGGCGAAGTAGTAAAGGTATCCTCTTCTTTGGCCGACAATCAAGACCTTGTAATAGAAATCCTCTCACAGTTACCTATCAAATCTTTAGTTAGGTTTATGTGTGTGTCGCAAGAGTGGTCTGCTCTCATAAAAAGCTCTCGTTTCATTGCAATTCACCAAAAATGCCTTCAACGATTGAATCCTCCGAATCTCTGTTTACTCTACGGTCACAGTTCCGGAAGTAGATTTGCTAAATATCCCAAGCACCATGGgatttcattgcttggcaaagaCACACATTTGGAGGGATTAGATCTGCCTGAACGTGTCCAGCAAGACTCTTATGATAGGTTGATACTTATTGCGGGATCTAGCAATGGTCTAGTCTGCCTTTATCCTCTTAACACTCCAAAGGAGATAATCGTCGTGTGGAACCCAGCAACAAGACAGCATAGGTATCTTCCTAAACCATTGTCTTTTAAGGGTAGGAAGGAGACTTCTGATGCTCCACTGTTAGGTTTCGGATTCATTAACGACAATGGTAAGTATAATACTGATTTCAAAGTCGTGAGGATTTCCCACAGCAAGGATCGTGATGCTGATGGAAGGTTTACATACCTAACCCAAGTCTTCACCCGAAGTGAGAAGTCATGGAGAGAAGTTAAAAACTGTATTCCACCAGGCGATTATAACTTTGAACCaggctcttcaatttcttcgaATGGTGTGGTGTATTGCTTGGCAAGGACTAAGGGTGttccttttgttttctcctTCAATCTGCATGATGAG GTCAGAGCTGGACAAGATCTGGTTACGTATGATCGAGCTACAACCGGAGCGATGAAGGCTTTCAAACTTGCAACAGGGAACTCATGCCTTCAAGTGGTAGATTACGTTCAGAGCTTGGTTTCAGTATTCTAA
- the LOC112177281 gene encoding pre-mRNA-splicing factor SLU7-A, with amino-acid sequence MVAPFKSRQEHRKNIELEEARKAGLVPAEVDKNGKEINPHIPKYVADTPWYIKTEEGPSLEHQRKPESNVNGKKKSQYDRGAKLFQALTYRKGACTNCGSMKHDAKSCTERTRKVGAKWTGKYIAPDEMIETLALLSYDEKRDRWNGYNPSSYAHVIKRYELHQEARNKYLKEERIQKLEDETDDIRVDEAKADESKQTDFAKVEKRVRTTGGGSTGTVRNLRIREDTAKYLRNLDVNSAHYDPKSRSMRENPNPDADPNEQFYVGDNVWRNTGQALEFGQMNIHALEAFERGQDVHMQAAPSQAEFLYKNYKAIKERLTSQTNCTILEKYGNAASGEELPKELLLGQSERDVEYDRSGRIIKGKEEAVPRSKYAEDVSINNHTCVWGSWWKGHQWGYKCCKQFMRNSYCTGAAGVEAAIHLLEP; translated from the exons ATGG TGGCTCCATTTAAATCCAGGCAAGAGCATCGCAAGAACATTGAATTGGAAGAAGCGCGTAAGGCTGGGCTTGTCCCTGCTGAAGTCGATAAGAATGGAAAGGAGATCAATCCTCATATACCCAAATATGTGGCTGATACACCTTGGTATATCAAAACCGAGGAGGGACCTAGTCTAGAGCATCAAAGAAAGCCCGAATCAAATGTGAATGGCAAGAAGAAATCACAGTATGACAGAGGTGCGAAGCTATTCCAGGCCCTTACATATAGGAAGGGTGCATGTACGAACTGTGGATCCATGAAACATGATGCCAAGTCATGTACCGAAAGAACGAGGAAAGTTGGAGCAAAATGGACTGGCAAGTACATTGCTCCCGATGAGATGATAGAGACTCTTGCACTTCTCAGCTATGATGAAAAGCGGGACCGGTGGAATGGATATAATCCATCAAGCTATGCCCATGTTATTAAGAGATATGAATTACATCAGGAAGCTCGAAACAAATACTTGAAGGAAGAACGAATCCAGAAATTAGAAGATGAGACTGATGATATCAGGGTAGATGAAGCCAAGGCTGATGAGAGCAAGCAAACAGACTTCGCAAAGGTCGAGAAGCGTGTGCGCACAACGGGTGGTGGAAGCACTGGAACTGTCAGAAACTTGCGTATTCGTGAGGACACAGCAAAATATCTTCGGAATCTTGATGTCAACTCTGCGCATTATGATCCGAAAAGCCGGTCCATGCGTGAAAACCCTAATCCAGATGCAGATCCGAACGAGCAGTTTTACGTGGGAGATAATGTATGGAGAAACACTGGTCAAGCTCTGGAGTTCGGGCAGATGAACATTCATGCTTTGGAAGCATTTGAGAGGGGACAAGATGTTCACATGCAAGCAGCTCCATCCCAAGCTGAGTTTCTTTATAAAAATTATAAGGCGATTAAGGAGAGATTGACTTCACAGACGAATTGCACCATTCTAGAAAAGTATGGCAATGCAGCTAGTGGAGAAGAACTTCCTAAGGAGCTTCTACTGGGACAGAGCGAAAGAGATGTTGAATACGATCGATCTGGGAGGATCATCAAGGGCAAGGAAGAAGCGGTTCCGAGGAGCAAATATGCAGAAGATGTCAGTATCAACAATCATACTTGTGTGTGGGGTTCGTGGTGGAAAGGTCACCAATGGGGCTACAAGTGTTGTAAGCAGTTTATGCGAAACAGTTATTGCACAGGTGCTGCTGGAGTTGAGGCTGCAATACATCTCTTGGAGCCTTAA
- the LOC112179484 gene encoding uncharacterized protein LOC112179484, translating into MTELPMARETDDSAPPPNKRLKTLNPQIESQSDPNQPETPPETDDSPPERCAICFLDDGKAARGKIDCCDHYFCFLCIKEWAKTESRCPMCRRRFNTIRRPPKVGVFVHERVVKVPVRDQGNKSGHVDAYEEVACNVCSSMADDHFMLLCDLCDGAAHTYCVGLGYTVPEGDWFCNDCIASRPELANVNGGNDECGMIPTEAVPVPCVSVCDIVRESNSSAVERPIRITPNPNQCSVAPQVARPAKAPPRVAGISAESAARTLDRCRNVQTRIHTLRENWNGFRSGALSFPASSSKLKASCSSSQEHKNGVMSHERSGQTESSSSPTRQQLENRDGCDPHDIEKAWKMLEKAKSKQCVHKKNSSGVQLLQFSKLPSCRTSASKEPNPCPDISGQPQSSSFTGCQQQQNQVGCGSHDIDKAWEMIYRAKLKQHVHENTSSALKLPSRKANASEEASNVNSSFDTVKSQQLGALNQGRPGMEKVYKGKERQSRVTTQEAVESILGISCSNSSPGLFIPPFPRNINRSASLQKNQAALGMITEQNGSASSMMEGTSNSYCGKPELSTSSSGNLEEVCVESRARKVDDETKSEIQSLVKMNLKLLSKDQRLGVDAFKQIARAATHTVLAACGLEHHHKSAVYSFPSLVCCHTEQLQLPHKSNLMRKACRDCFYGFVKDVVSSILQNHDGFRLRHSGHKQKL; encoded by the exons atgactgAGCTCCCAATGGCGCGTGAAACAGACGACTCGGCCCCTCCCCCAAACAAACGcctgaaaaccctaaatccccaaatcgaaTCCCAATCGGATCCAAATCAACCCGAAACCCCACCGGAAACCGATGATTCACCGCCCGAACGCTGCGCTATTTGCTTCTTGGACGACGGCAAAGCCGCCCGAGGCAAAATCGACTGCTGCGACCACTACTTCTGCTTCTTGTGCATCAAAGAATGGGCCAAGACCGAGTCACGGTGCCCAATGTGCCGGCGGCGGTTCAACACCATCCGTCGACCGCCGAAAGTCGGCGTCTTTGTCCATGAGCGCGTCGTTAAGGTCCCGGTTCGAGATCAG GGGAATAAAAGTGGGCATGTTGATGCTTATGAAGAAGTTGCGTGTAATGTGTGTAGCTCTATGGCAGATGATCATTTTATGTTGCTCTGTGATCTTTGTGACGGAGCGGCTCATACTTACTGTGTTGGGCTTGGTTATACTGTGCCTGAAGGTGATTGGTTTTGCAATGACTGCATTGCTTCTAGGCCTGAGCTTGCTAATGTGAATGGTGGCAATGATGAATGTGGTATGATCCCAACAGAAGCTGTGCCTGTGCCTTGTGTCTCGGTATGTGATATTGTAAGAGAATCAAATAGCTCAGCTGTTGAAAGACCTATAAGAATCACTCCAAATCCAAATCAGTGTTCGGTTGCTCCTCAAGTTGCTAGGCCAGCAAAAGCGCCACCAAGGGTGGCCGGTATATCAGCTGAATCGGCAGCAAGAACATTGGATAGGTGTCGAAATGTGCAGACTCGCATACACACACTTCGTGAGAATTGGAATGGCTTCCGGAGTGGCGCATTGAGCTTCCCTGCCAGTTCATCGAAATTGAAAGCTAGCTGCAGCAGTAGtcaagaacataaaaatggtgTAATGTCTCATGAAAGATCGGGCCAAAcagaatcttcatcttctccaactCGTCAGCAACTAGAAAATCGAGATGGTTGTGACCCCCATGATATTGAAAAGGCATGGAAAATGCTGGAAAAGGCAAAGTCAAAACAGTGTGTACATAAAAAGAACAGCAGTGGGGTTCAGTTGTTGCAGTTCTCGAAACTTCCTTCTTGCAGAACAAGTGCTTCTAAGGAACCAAATCCATGTCCTGATATATCAGGTCAACCACAATCCTCGTCTTTCACAGGTTGTCAGCAGCAGCAAAATCAAGTTGGTTGTGGTTCGCATGATATTGACAAGGCATGGGAAATGATTTATAGGGCAAAGTTGAAACAACATGTTCACGAAAACACCAGCAGTGCCCTAAAGCTTCCTTCTAGGAAAGCAAATGCTTCAGAAGAAGCAAGTAATGTGAATTCAAGTTTCGATACAGTGAAAAGCCAGCAACTTGGAGCTCTGAATCAGGGAAGACCAGGAATGGAGAAGGTCTACAAAGGTAAGGAAAGGCAGTCTAGGGTCACAACTCAGGAGGCTGTAGAGTCAATCCTGGGCATTTCATGTAGTAATTCTTCACCAGGATTATTTATACCTCCATTTCCTAGGAACATAAATAGGTCAGCTTCATTACAGAAAAATCAAGCTGCACTAGGTATGATTACCGAACAAAACGGTTCTGCTTCTTCAATGATGGAAGGAACTTCTAATTCTTATTGTGGCAAACCCGAGCTCAGTACATCTTCTTCCGGAAACTTAGAAGAGGTCTGTGTGGAAAGCAGAGCAAGAAAAGTTGACGATGAAACCAAAAGTGAGATCCAGTCTCTTGTCAAGATGAACTTGAAGCTTCTAAGCAAAGACCAGCGCTTAGGAGTTGATGCATTTAAACAAATTGCAAGGGCTGCCACACATACCGTCTTGGCCGCATGTGGTTTAGAACATCATCACAAGTCCGCCGTGTATTCCTTCCCAAGCTTAGTATGCTGCCACACCGAGCAGCTTCAGCTGCCACATAAATCAAATTTGATGCGTAAGGCCTGCCGAGATTGCTTTTATGGGTTTGTGAAAGATGTTGTCAGTTCGATTCTGCAAAATCATGATGGGTTCCGACTGCGGCATTCAGGTCACAAACAGAAATTATAG